One region of Rattus norvegicus strain BN/NHsdMcwi chromosome 13, GRCr8, whole genome shotgun sequence genomic DNA includes:
- the C4bpa gene encoding C4b-binding protein alpha chain isoform X2, whose amino-acid sequence MWTKQHQALRPTRAAHGKLHRNRDAVAWPLSTFCRASGPTLFQMSLTAALWVAVFGKCGPPPDLPYALPASEMNQTDFESHTTLRYNCRPGYSRASSSQSLYCKPLGKWQINIACVKKSCRNPGDLQNGKVEVKTDFLFGSQIEFSCSEGYILIGSSTSYCEIQGKGVSWSDPLPECLPSVGCLQTSAMGSTMVERKNSSHIVPQSPISVILTSHSLAMPPLPALW is encoded by the exons ATGTGGACAAAGCAGCACCAGGCCCTGCGCCCCACAAGAGCTGCCCACGGGAAGCTTCATAGAAACAGAGACGCCGTGGCCTGGCCCTTGTCTACGTTCTGCAGAGCCTCCGGTCCAACTTTGTTCCAAATGAGCCTCACTGCTGCTCTTTGGGTTGCTGTATTCG GAAAATGTGGCCCACCACCTGATTTACCCTACGCCCTGCCAGCAAGTGAGATGAACCAGACAGACTTTGAAAGTCACACTACCCTGAGATACAATTGTCGCCCTGGCTATAGTAGAGCGAGCTCAAGCCAGAGTCTCTACTGTAAACCTCTGGGGAAATGGCAGATTAATATCGCCTGCGTCA AAAAGTCATGCAGGAATCCAGGAGACTTACAAAATGGAAAGGTGGAAGTTAAGACAGATTTCTTGTTTGGATCACAGATAGAATTCAGCTGCTCAGAGGG ATATATCTTAATTGGCTCATCCACTAGTTATTGTGAGATCCAAGGCAAAGGAGTTTCCTGGAGTGATCCTCTCCCAGAATGT TTGCCAAGTGTGGGATGCCTCCAGACATCAGCAATGGGAAGCACAATGGTAGAGAGGAAGAATTCTTCACATATCGTTCCTCAGTCACCTATAAGTGTGATCCTGACTTCACACTCCTTGGCAATGCCTCCATTACCTGCACTGTGGTGA
- the Lsm6l1 gene encoding U6 snRNA-associated Sm-like protein LSm6, protein MSLRKQTPSDFLKQIIGRPVVVKLNSGVDYRGVLACLDGYMNIALEQTEEYVNGQLKNKYGDAFIRGNNVLYISTQKRRM, encoded by the exons ATGAGTCTGCGGAAGCAAACCCCTAGTGACTTCTTAAAGCAGATCATCGGGCGCCCAGTTGTGGTGAAATTAAACTCTGGCGTGGATTACCGAGGGGTCCTGGCCTGCCTGGATGGCTACATGAATATAGCATTGGAACAGACAGAGGAGTATGTAAACGGACAGCTGAAGAATAAGTATGGAGACGCATTCATCCGCGGAAACAATG TGCTGTACATAAGTACACAGAAGAGGCGGATGTGA